The following nucleotide sequence is from Nothobranchius furzeri strain GRZ-AD chromosome 11, NfurGRZ-RIMD1, whole genome shotgun sequence.
atttttttaataaaaattctaATAAAAAGGATCAGAGTTTGTGAAATGTGAAAATAACTGCTGTGTGTCTTTGGTCTGGCTTAGTAACGACATTGAGAAATGGTTTCGAGTTTTTTTGACTGatttacctaggagctattgaaaaagattccttaatttttgataaaaatcctaataaaaaagatcagatcgcatgaaaggtgttaaaaactgctgtgtTTCATTGATCTAGCTTACTAACACAATAGAGAAATGGTTTTGCGTATTTAGACTGatttacctaggagctattgaaaaaaatcccGTATTTTGGATAAAAttcctaaaaaaaaaagatgagattgtttgaaagttgttaaaaattgctgtgtctcattggtctagcttagtaacacaattgagaaatggttttgagcAGTAAAATCAATTAACCTAAGAGGTATTGAAAGAAATCACAGAATTTTTCATGAAAATcttaataaaaaagatcagattgtatgaaaggtgttaaaaactgctgtgtctcattggtgtgGCTTAGTAACACAATGGTCTTGTGTATTTAGACTGatttacctaggagctattgaaaaaaatcccttaattttggaataaaatcctaataaaaaagatcagattgtatgTATAAATTTGTTATAAACTCTTGTGTCTTGTAAATGTTGTTTAGTAACACAAATCAGAAGtaattttgagtcatttagaaaattattgtggaagcttttaaattttttttgtacTCGTTTACAAAGAACTACACATTTCTTGATAGTCCCTAAGCGAACCACCGTTCCCTATAGCGAGTCCTCAGAATTCAGCAAACCGCTGTCTGTGCCGTAGTGCACGGCATGAAGACTTATCGCTGACCGTGTAAACCAATGCCCGTAGAATATCCAAAGTCCAAGTTCAAATTAACTTCACCGCGGTGAAAagaaaaatgtaggtagatttatttccactacacgtttttaccagcataaaacaataagttatacacatgtaatatttattcatctgatacagttcagatcaccttcaaaactcaatcacacacccagggctgtttcaaggcatttggggggccaaggcaaaacagacctGTAAAATCTTTCTTGGTTCAGAAGATTAGAAAACACACAGAAGTAGATTTATTCCTGTGGATTAAAGGCTCATCATGTAGGTCAGAATATagatgaaaattgaccctttctggacgttacaccacTGGACAAACCTGAGAAACTTAAACTTCTATTCGGTATCATCCATAAAGTTCCCAAACAGAAACCTCACATTGCTGTGACCCTTGAGGGGTCGCTAACCTTTTGATGCAATCTTAGACACTGGGTCAGACATTTCTATCATGTCTCGTTCATGTTGGGTAAACCTCAGCTTGACTGCGGCTGATCACATTCTTCTTGTGGTGTTGTGGACAACAACAGCGATACCCATGTGGCTAGTTGTTATGGTGTTTTGCTGGTCAGTCACATCCACTGGCCTAGTGTATGTGTCATCTTGTTTCTCCCTGAGACACCTCGCCCTGTGGCATGCTCTAAAGTTACTAAAGGGAGGTGCACCGTTACAGGCTGACCCAGTTCTTTCTGGCTGCACTTGCATGCCAACTGAGAGCCCTGTGGAGTCAATCCCAGAGCAAAGCAATCGGGAGTCAATCCCAACCAGCTCTACACAGTCCGCTCATGCGCCAGTCTCCGGTCATTGTCGATCGGTATTCCAGGTTTCTGGACTAACTAAGTTTCTGAGGTTGGTTGCGTGTATCTTGCGATAGCTGTCACGTCTAAGCCTTCTCTCTAACGACTCTATGACCCTGAACCCCCTTCGGGGATCGCCcttgactcattcactgccaatgacgactaaagttgtcatttacatgttttttactgtgtgggcgtcggacgagcccccacaccgtgagaacaaacatctcagctgtaaagccgatcttcatccacatacgtcacacgtcatgtgatcaggaagcagaaaatccatgtgttaggagatcgttttgggccgctgctgtaaaaaaagtgagccgcaaaccggaaaagcttctgccgatcacaattcaacaacagattatgaaagaacaggtaACACTCAaaacacacagattcttcctgatgtaagaggtgagtctccactttcttttggttgttttggcgtcaacatcatcctagcgtttaacgttctgtgactcttacaaaagcagtaaaaatggtgagaaatgctggcagcgaagggctttaccgatcaggaaagggctggcagagaatgagttaATGAGCACCCAGGACTGTTGATGACTATCTAGTGTCTGGTCACCCAGAAGGTGTTTGCCAAATTTGACCCTGAAATGGCCTGTGCTCGGAAAATACTAAGTTCCTTCAAGCCTCTTTCTGACACTGGTACCAACTGGACTCGTACATTGATGTGGCCCTCTAGATGGGTGTGGTGGAGGTGGTAGTGGTGGTGGGGGGACTGTCATGATTAAACTTACCAATCACAATGCCTTTTAGGTGGAGCCTCTCAAAGGCCACCTTCCCATTTTGCCCTCGGCGAGGACATTAGTCATGGCTCCTTTGAAGACCCGCCACACCGTGTCCTTAACTGTGGACCCCCCTGCAAGGCCGAGTGTTGAACCCTAAAATTAGAAAAATTGATCTTCATTAATTTTTTAAACAAAGATTGATTTTCATTGAATTTTCAAATAAATATTATACAAACTTAGAGAAAAGCCTGGATAGCCATTGTGCTCCACTATTTATTTAATTGGCGTTTCGTGGTTGCCTGATGAAGGGCAGAGACCTGAAACGTGGGGGGGCGCAAATAATTGTGTGGAGctcgttgggttagggttagggttaggagttgAAGAAAAGAAAGTCCCAGTCGCCGTAGGCTTTGTGAGGCTTTGTGCACAGACTCTCCTGCACTTAGTCCACCGGTGCAGATCTATCCCTCATTCAAACCTGTGGGAACAAGTGTGTCCAATCTGTAGATCCAGAGCCGTTCAGCTCTTTTCCGTTGTTTTGTGGACCAGTTTGGATCTGACTGTAGGATCGTGGCTGTGAGGGCTTGCCAGCCATGTTCAATAAAGTGTTTGACTACTGGTCGCTGTGTGTTATGGCTTTTTGTAATGTTGTGTCTGTGTTGTGTGAAGCGTGTTAAAATGCTATTTCCTGTTTCTCCcacatatctcattttacagattttgcactgaattaaatacacccagtttttggttttagggttACCTGCTTGTGTGATGGGATAAACGGTTTTGTTAAACCTGTTTTGTATCCAGCgcagttggttaaaaaaatcactttgacctttgaccttaggttGTTGTAGGGGTCTCAGCTTGGCCTGAACCAGAAAATCTTTCAGGTTTTGGTTCCGTCTGTAGGCCGCAATTACCCTGTGATTTTGCAGTAAGTTAGTCTCTGATTGGAATTTAGaaaagttttgtttgattttatgaATTAGTTTTCCTGCCGAGGGAGAATAAGTGGTGACCAAAGGCAATAAtgctgatgtgtccttgggtCTGGACTCCAGGAAGGAAGCTTTacatgttttcagaattgctctaGAATATCCTCTTAAGGATAGTGCTGAAAACAGTATCCGAGTGGCTTCCTTGAAGTCGCTTTCCTGAGTGCAGATTCTGTGGAAGCGAAGTAGCTGGGATTTAATAAGACCCGCATATGTGTGCTTTGGATGGTAACTGGTTTTAAAAAGCAATGCGTGTGTGTCCGTAGGTTTAAAATAAACCTTTATGTCAAGtttgtgtgtggagctgaaattTGGGCCTTTAAAGGTTGTGGTGTCTAAAAAATCGACTGATTTAGCATTGGTGGACGATTTCAGCTTCATGGATGGGTTATGTGTGTTTAGCGTGTTTAGAAATAGTTGAAAGTCTTCCTCCGAGTGAGTCCAGACCCCCCAGATGTCATCTAGATATCTGTAATAATAAAGTGGTTTCTTTACACATTTGTTTAATGCCTCCGTCTCCCATTGCGCCATGAAGATATTTGCATACGCTGGAGCAAACTTCTTCCCCATCGCTGTTCCCTTAATTTGCAGATAGAACTGGCCATCAAATTCAAAATCATTCCTTCTCAGATTAATTTGTAATAGCTGGAGTAGCTCCTTGTCTGGCCTTCTGCTGTTGGGGTGTTTAAGGAGAATTTGTTTGACTGCATTAATGCCTTCGGTTATGTCAATATTTGTATATAAGCTGTCTAtatccatggtgaacagaatggaGTTGTCTGGCAGGATGATTTGTTTGATCTTGTTTATAAAGTCATACGTGTTCTTGATGTAACTGTCATGTGTTATTGATAGGGGATTTAAATAGTGATCGATGAATTCTGCTGTTTGATATGTTTCACTGTTGCAGTCAGACACGATGGGTCTACCCGGTGGGATCTCATGGGGTTTACTCCATTTTGCTGGTTCCTTGTGGATCTTCGGTAACAGATAGAACCTTCTGGCTCTTGGTTCCGAAGAGCCTTTAAGATATCTGTGCTGTTTTGCATTAATAAACCTTTTCTCATACAAAGAGTCAATGATTTTAGTCACCATGGGGATGGTCTCTGGATAAATGGGTTTGTCTAGTTTATTGTAATAGGTGGTGTCCAGCAGTTGTCTTTTACCTTCCCAGAGATATTGTGCCCTGTCCATGATGACAATAGAGCTCCCCTTATCAGCCGGCTTGATAATAATGTTCTTGTTGCCTGTTAATTCCTTGAGTGCTTTGGTTTCGTTAATACTCAAGTTAGGTTTGGACTTGTTCATGTAAAATGTTTTGTTGAAATAACCAAGATCCTCCTCAATAAGTGAGTTAACTTCTGGCGGCAGAGTGCCAGCAGGGGGCGCCCATTCTGATTCTGGCATGAAAGGTTTTGGTTTACCTGTTTTATCTTTACCATCTTCCTTAAAATGAACAGCTAATTTGATTCTCCTATGGTATTTTTGTAAATCGTGTCTGATCTGCagcattgtgtcattgtttttagCTTTGCTGTGAGAGGGGATGAAGGTTAAACCCCTGTTTAACAAAGAACGCTGTGCGTCAGACAGTACAAAAGATCTGGACAAATTACAAACATTGTTATTAACAATGCTTCTATGCCCTTCCTGTCCTGGTAGGCTATCAGGGCTGCCTATTTTAACCAGGCAGACCAGAGGTCCCACATCCTGGCAGCCGTGAATCTGGTCCAATGGACCTTGTCTGGTTTAACCCTGAAAAAGGCAGCGTCCTGGGCAGGGATGAACCTGTTGAGCTGAGAGATGTGAATATTGAGATGTGTGAGCATGGCTTGCTCCCTGTGTGATAAGGAGGGAGAAAAGTTCACCACAGGAACAAAGATCTCAGCATTAGGACATTTAAGTTTGGCTACTTTAATGGCAGTTTGCATTTCCTTAACCAAAGCCCTTTTGTCCTTCTGTGTTCTGTTGTTGATACCAAATGAGAGGACCAGTCTCTCTACCTGCTCCATTTGCCCAGATTTGAGGAACAGGCTGGTCACATGTCTCCACTTGGCTCCCGGAAAACTGTCCACCTGGATGTTGTTGCTACAGTCCCCTGTCACAGGTAGGTGTGCAACATTCGAGTCCCCCAGAACCACATATTTTTTTCACAGGTTAAGTGACCAGTCTCGTGATTTTTTAccagtgtttgtgtgtctggTTGTGGCATTTACCTGAGATGAAGGTGATTCATCAGGCCCGGTGGGGGTGGTGGCGGTGGCTGCGGTGAGCGGTGGGTGAGTCGTTTGCTGGAAGGAAAGTTGCCTCTGTGTGCTCTTTTCCATCCGGCGACGGAGGGCGACAGGCGTAGGTTCCAGCAGTGGTGGAGAAGAAGCAGCAGGTAGTGAGTGTGAGCGCATCATTGCTTCATAAGCAAGGAATTCGTCTATGATGGTCTGTTCCTCTGCTGTCACGCCGCGGGGTCGAGGCAGAGACTCCATCACGACTGAAGGGGAGGATCCTGTTGTCCTCTGCGTGTACGTTTCCTCCTGGCTGGATGATTTCCGCTGCCTTTGGGGAAGAGCCGGCGTCTGTGGAGTGCTGCGTGCCTGGGGTGATGGTGTGGGTGGTGCTGCTACAGCTGGAAAGAGGGGACGGCTGCTGTGTCGTTCCTCGTTGGATGCTGCAGGTGACCAGTCCCCTCTGGATGGTTCCGTCATCGTTGCCACTGTTGTcctgtggggtggtggtggtggtggtgaaggtGGGGGGGCCGGAAGAGGAGATTGTGATCTCACGGAGCCCCTGGGAGCGTAGGGAGAGGATGCATAAACGGAAAGTTCATCCTCACTCTGCCCCCTGTGTTGTTGGGAGTGCGGAGGGGGCATGGTCTGCGTGGAGGACTCAAGAACAGATGTACGTTCATCAGGTTCACCATTTTCCGATGAGGGAGTTGCTGGTTCTTGTGAGTCCTTTTCCTCATCCGACATCAGGAAGACCTGCACCTCTTCCACCGATTCTGGTCTTAAACGTCTCCCCAAGTTCCTTCTGGCCCATTTAGTGGCTATTTCTAATGGAGCCAGTAGGTTTCCCCCAAGATCTTGCAAAGTGCGTTTTTCTGACTCCATCTGATCTTGGTAGTGTTGTCTAAGGATCAGCACGGTGGTGTAGGCCCACGATCTCGCATTACCATCTATTAATGTGGAAGTTCTGGTAGATGGAGCCGCGGGTTTGATGATCGTGGCCAAGTACGCGGTTATGTTTTGAATGCCGGGTGGGTTATTGTCCTTATCCGACACATTTTTTAAGTGATGTGCTGCTTTAAGAAGTCTGTGCATGGTTCTGACCTTTATTGTGAAGTCTGGGTCATCAGATCTTTGTGGCGCCTCTGACAGGTTTCGGGTCTGTGCGCCCTGCTGCGCGTACTGTCCCTGTGGGGGTCGCCGAGCGCGTTTCTTTTGTCGGTTCCAACCCTGGGGCCCTTGGTTCTGGTACCGCTTATTGAAGCCCCTACTGTGGCTCCTGGAGGGTTGGAATGGACGCTGGGGGTAAGAGGGACcacctgagtgaagttggcccccccaccttcttcaaatgcaacaaaagtggtatcaaaccattgtgctacgtttgtgctggtttgtgctgcaaaaattttcgtttgtgctactatcgttttaaagatattaataaaaatttctggaggtcatcagaggtcaaccagcccccccacattaatggaatcaaacaaaactggtgtcaatcaactgttctacgtttgtgctggtttgtgctgctaaaattgtcgtttgtgctgcttctgtcttgaagatattaatgaaaatgtaaaggtcaaaaggtcaaccagcccccccatcttcttcaaatccaacaaaagtggtaacaaaccattgtgctacatttgtgctggtttgtgctgcaaaattttttgtttgtgctactatcattttcaagatattaataaaactttctggaggtcatcagaggtcaaccagcccccccacataaatggaatcaaacaaaactggtgtcaatcaactgttctacgtttgtgctggtttgtgctgctaaaattgtcgtttgtgctgcttctgtcttgaagacattaatgaaaatgtaaaggtcaaaaggtcaaacagccccccccccaccttcttcaaatccaacaaaagtggtatcaaaccattgtgctacgtttgtgctggtttgtgctgcaaaaattttcgtttgtgctgctttcatttggaaaccaaaagtttctaaagctcaaccagcccctttctttaatgtttaattttaaagatattaataaaattccatccatccatctattcgctTCCACTTATCCTTCTAAGGGTCGCGTGTGGGCGCTGGAACCTATCCGAGCTGTCATAGGGCAAGAGgcagggtacatcctggacaggttgTCAGTCTGTCACAGGCCCAACACAAGGGACAGACATCCATTTACACTCACAGCTATGGGCAATTTGGATTAACCAATTAACCTATCCCCACAAGCTGCATGTCtttggagagaacccacacaaacacggggagaacatgaaaactccacacagaaagaccctgtaacagtgctaaccaccgtGCTGccgtaataataacattaattaacattgatgaagaaatgtaaaggGGCATGCCAGTAGGTGTGTATCAGTTTATAACTAGATAAGGTATTTTGAGCCAATAATCTGGTTGCGGATCACTGACTACCATGTTTCTTAACATTACCTTACTCCATCTAGTGTGCTACCAGCAGGGTATATGGTAAAATGCTAACAGTTGTTAAAACATTAACCTAATAATATGTGAACTGTAGCTTTTAAGTAAAATGCTAATATTAACAAAAGTGCTGTCATTTGGATGTGGGCTGTCATGAGCAAGTTGTATAAAATTAACATACACAGGAGTGCActtcagtgactacgtttacatgcagccaatatccgggttatgatcacgttaaggtcggtattcgggtttctgagttgatcagaataacccgtttacaagcccgTTTacaataaatagaaagagttcaattcaattcaattcaagtttatttatatagcgccaaatcacgacaagagtcgtctcaagtagggctgcaacaaacgattatttggataatcgattaatcggatggggtctcgacacgattaatcgattaatcggattacatggggaaatttttaaaaactgctagggaaatgttatttctctccttccttcactttatttaacacaacattattagaaaacagttcaatagcagaaaaacaacatgccatcacctaaattgtcttataaggtgtatagacagagaccctaagctacatctatctgtgacctaaaatgcttggtccaagttaaacagcttaagggcaattctcatctgttttgtttgatctcatctgttgacatttattttaaatgtaattaaacataggctgtgaattaatcaaaattgatcactatttccaaaaatgactgaaaaaataccaaataaaacaaaagtaaatgaatgccatcctccttgcgatgatgccctgggcaactgccataaagtcacatcaagaaatgctgctgatcattccaatg
It contains:
- the LOC129157436 gene encoding proteoglycan 4-like, whose protein sequence is MESHSRGFNKRYQNQGPQGWNRQKKRARRPPQGQYAQQGAQTRNLSEAPQRSDDPDFTIKVRTMHRLLKAAHHLKNVSDKDNNPPGIQNITAYLATIIKPAAPSTRTSTLIDGNARSWAYTTVLILRQHYQDQMESEKRTLQDLGGNLLAPLEIATKWARRNLGRRLRPESVEEVQVFLMSDEEKDSQEPATPSSENGEPDERTSVLESSTQTMPPPHSQQHRGQSEDELSVYASSPYAPRGSVRSQSPLPAPPPSPPPPPPHRTTVATMTEPSRGDWSPAASNEERHSSRPLFPAVAAPPTPSPQARSTPQTPALPQRQRKSSSQEETYTQRTTGSSPSVVMESLPRPRGVTAEEQTIIDEFLAYEAMMRSHSLPAASSPPLLEPTPVALRRRMEKSTQRQLSFQQTTHPPLTAATATTPTGPDESPSSQGSTLGLAGGSTVKDTVWRVFKGAMTNVLAEGKMGRWPLRGST